A genomic region of Eriocheir sinensis breed Jianghai 21 chromosome 42, ASM2467909v1, whole genome shotgun sequence contains the following coding sequences:
- the LOC127010233 gene encoding myb/SANT-like DNA-binding domain-containing protein 3 translates to MALLPHARGITTYHYLFVYSLFGPTRAADQSGVAAHKRNTDMATPGKGAPLSQGQKKFLLELVSESEKPVLQDKSHGMAVTLEKVKAWQEIAAAFSLNYPADPKSEKQLKRAWEYTKMRAKKNHSHRVQHMFATGGGKPMPSPPKEDQLIMSTLSRELEPATQQCDTLDPNIVVVDASEVEQWQPEVPSFVKTILRIVEYAHQQDASEHDFFL, encoded by the exons atggcgctacttccgcacgcccgaggaattactacataccactatctcttcgtatatagtctctttggtccTACCAGAGCAGCAGATCAGTCTGGAGTTGCAGCCCACAAGAGAAACACCGACATGGCGACACCAGGCAAAGGAGCACCACTCAGCCAAGGGCAAAAGAAATTCCTGCTGGAGCTGGTGTCGGAGTCGGAGAAGCCTGTCCTGCAGGACAAGTCTCATGGGATGGCGGTCACCCTTGAGAAGGTCAAGGCGTGGCAAGAGATTGCTGCAGCCTTCAGCCTGAATTACCCGGCCGATCCCAAGTCGGAGAAACAACTTAAACGAGCATGGGAATACACGAAGATGAG GGCAAAGAAGAACCACAGCCACCGTGTGCAGCACATGTTTGCAACTGGTGGAGGGAAACCCATGCCTTCACCACCTAAAGAAGACCAGCTGATCATGTCAACCCTCTCGCGGGAGCTGGAACCTGCGACCCAGCAGTGTGACACCCTGGATCCAAACATTGTGGTCGTGGATGCCTCTGAAGTTG AGCAATGGCAGCCAGAGGTTCCTTCGTTTGTGAAAACCATTCTACGTATTGTGGAATATGCTCATCAACAAGACGCCTCGGAACATGACTTCTTTCTCTGA